In the genome of Flavobacterium panacagri, one region contains:
- a CDS encoding DUF4296 domain-containing protein produces MKNFIVIILILFLSISCKKELVKEPAKLIEKGKMIDIMYDLSLLEAMRYQKPLSLDSIDTDATKFILKKYKVDSLQFAQNNMYYASDYETYKDMFDEVNKRIAVNQRAADSLAKIDEKKAAKANKNKIKEIKPDSLDPAKKTAPRINIDSIKKIRMQQSRKPVN; encoded by the coding sequence ATGAAGAATTTTATAGTAATAATATTGATTTTGTTTCTTTCTATAAGCTGTAAAAAAGAGCTCGTAAAAGAACCAGCAAAGCTTATTGAGAAGGGAAAAATGATTGATATTATGTATGATTTATCGCTTCTGGAAGCCATGCGGTATCAAAAACCATTGTCTTTAGATTCGATAGATACTGACGCAACCAAGTTTATTTTGAAAAAATATAAAGTTGACAGCCTTCAGTTTGCTCAGAATAATATGTATTATGCTTCAGATTATGAAACTTACAAAGACATGTTTGATGAAGTAAATAAAAGAATAGCCGTAAATCAAAGAGCAGCAGATTCTCTTGCTAAAATTGATGAGAAAAAAGCAGCAAAAGCTAATAAAAATAAGATCAAAGAAATAAAACCAGATTCACTAGATCCTGCGAAAAAAACGGCTCCAAGAATTAATATTGATTCTATCAAAAAAATCAGGATGCAGCAGAGCAGAAAACCAGTAAATTAA
- a CDS encoding DUF4271 domain-containing protein translates to MIEQLHPRILENKDWATLLFVLTFAVVAMTKSAYETRFSEFSKLIFSDKYAKIYRDNSHMKSSFTVGLFFVQIISYAFFILLTMNSFGHASKTDWILFIQIATFLLYFILGKYLIEKIVATSFNIDDFVELFNLQKVTYRTYIGVLILPINAILFYYNNIPQIIPLGIIGISLCISVYSYFISIKTYQNVIIGKLFYFILYLCALEIAPYYFLYYWITKGSA, encoded by the coding sequence ATGATTGAACAACTTCATCCTCGAATTCTGGAAAACAAAGACTGGGCAACACTTTTATTTGTGCTGACCTTTGCCGTTGTTGCCATGACAAAATCGGCTTACGAAACTAGATTCAGTGAATTTAGTAAACTTATTTTCTCTGATAAATATGCTAAGATTTATCGCGACAACAGTCACATGAAAAGCAGTTTTACGGTTGGTTTGTTTTTTGTGCAAATTATCTCGTATGCTTTTTTCATTTTGCTTACGATGAATAGCTTTGGACATGCCTCCAAAACCGACTGGATTTTGTTTATTCAGATTGCTACTTTTCTGCTTTATTTCATTTTAGGAAAGTATTTAATTGAGAAAATTGTAGCGACTTCCTTCAATATTGACGATTTTGTAGAACTATTTAACCTACAAAAGGTAACTTACAGGACTTATATAGGCGTTTTGATCCTTCCAATCAACGCTATTTTATTCTATTACAACAATATTCCGCAAATAATACCGCTAGGAATCATTGGTATTTCGCTGTGTATTAGTGTATACTCTTACTTTATTTCAATTAAAACGTATCAAAACGTAATAATCGGCAAGTTATTTTATTTTATTTTATATCTTTGCGCTCTCGAAATAGCCCCTTATTATTTTCTTTATTACTGGATAACAAAAGGGAGTGCTTAG
- a CDS encoding TonB-dependent receptor, with amino-acid sequence MKFNLRFLFIALFICTISIAQNKGTISGVLTDKDMNNDPLPFANVLIKGINISVNTDVDGKYSLSVNPGNYTLVFSFLGYESVETPVAIKGSETVVVNQALSSGSYTLKDVVVQAAAVSKQKETALLLEQKNAVDIKQSIGAQELSRKGVGDVAAAVVKTSGVSKQEGSNNIYVRGLGDRYNTTSMNGLPIPSNDPQKKNIALDLFSTDIVEYISIDKSYGAKMYGDFGGGNVDIVSKDYRGKGMFEISLGSKINTNAVQNSSDFLLQQGPTKTGFVSYGVPNNPLTSYSFQNSLNPKKESPFGGNFNLKAGKTFNIGEEGKLSLFATAGFGNGYEFREGLTQSVNAQGASLKSFQQEKFTYNTNTTGMFNANYRLNKNHKIGYNFLFVNTSEQTRDTYYGSDRDFDNSDADLYVQRGTFTQNTLYINQLLGSDKITDKIDLDWGLSYNTVKGNMPDRTQNKMFHNPTTDVYTLAQRTTTDNQRYFQDLTEDEAAANLAFTYKLGDKESGESRGKITAGYNGRFKKRDFEAIQFNFNISQTGQSTSLDPNNLDAFFNQSNYDSGLFSIASYAGMTPQTYNGKQDIHAGFGTIEYKLSDKLSGVLGIRYEKITQTVNWRTQLDAAGGTNTFDRNEFLPSAILKYELNEKQNLRFAASKTYTLPQFKERALFIYEDVMESVLGNPSLYPSQNYNVDLKWEMFPKSDELFSVTAFGKYILDPINQIIIASSANDISFVNIGDTGYAYGVELEARKNIFEIEGEFTNKLSFGFNASLMKTHQDIDNAKINDETEGRININTTDKTSGFTGASDLILNADLSYTKNFRNDSGIMATLAYNHYSDKLYALGNEGKGNLVDKAMGSLDLVFKTKLNKNFGIDFGARNLLNPEFKRVQENADGDILVFNYKKGLTLGLGMNYQF; translated from the coding sequence ATGAAATTCAATTTAAGATTTCTATTTATCGCATTATTTATCTGCACGATTTCAATCGCGCAAAACAAAGGTACGATTTCTGGAGTTCTAACCGACAAGGATATGAACAATGATCCGTTACCATTTGCTAATGTTTTAATTAAAGGTATAAATATTAGCGTAAATACCGACGTTGACGGAAAATATTCTTTGAGCGTAAATCCAGGAAATTATACTCTTGTATTTAGCTTTTTAGGATATGAATCTGTAGAAACTCCAGTTGCTATTAAAGGAAGCGAAACTGTAGTGGTTAACCAGGCTCTTTCTTCTGGAAGTTATACACTTAAAGATGTCGTGGTACAAGCGGCAGCTGTAAGTAAACAAAAAGAAACAGCTCTTTTACTAGAACAAAAAAATGCAGTTGACATCAAACAATCTATTGGTGCGCAGGAACTTTCTAGAAAAGGTGTGGGAGACGTAGCTGCTGCTGTTGTAAAAACATCAGGAGTTTCTAAACAAGAAGGAAGTAACAATATTTATGTGAGAGGTTTAGGAGACCGTTACAATACTACTTCGATGAATGGATTACCAATTCCATCAAATGATCCACAGAAAAAAAACATTGCTCTTGATCTTTTTTCAACTGATATTGTAGAATACATTTCAATTGACAAATCGTATGGTGCAAAAATGTATGGTGATTTTGGTGGCGGAAACGTAGATATTGTTTCTAAAGATTATCGCGGAAAAGGAATGTTTGAAATTTCTTTAGGATCTAAAATTAACACAAACGCAGTACAAAATTCAAGTGACTTTTTACTACAGCAAGGACCTACGAAAACTGGTTTTGTTTCATACGGAGTTCCCAACAACCCTTTAACTAGTTATAGTTTCCAAAACAGCTTAAATCCTAAAAAAGAATCTCCATTTGGAGGAAACTTTAACCTTAAAGCAGGTAAAACTTTCAACATTGGCGAAGAAGGAAAACTAAGCCTTTTTGCTACTGCGGGATTTGGAAATGGTTACGAATTTAGAGAAGGACTAACTCAAAGTGTAAATGCTCAGGGTGCTTCATTAAAATCTTTCCAACAAGAAAAGTTTACTTACAACACCAATACTACTGGAATGTTCAACGCTAACTATCGCTTGAACAAAAACCATAAAATCGGATATAACTTTTTGTTCGTAAATACATCAGAACAAACTAGAGATACTTATTATGGATCTGATCGTGATTTCGATAATTCAGATGCTGATCTTTATGTTCAAAGAGGTACGTTTACACAAAATACACTTTATATCAACCAGCTTTTAGGAAGTGATAAAATAACAGATAAAATTGATTTGGACTGGGGTCTTTCATACAATACTGTAAAAGGTAATATGCCTGACAGAACTCAGAACAAAATGTTCCATAATCCAACAACTGATGTTTACACGTTAGCTCAAAGAACGACTACTGACAACCAAAGATATTTCCAAGATCTTACAGAAGATGAAGCTGCTGCTAATCTTGCTTTTACTTACAAACTAGGAGATAAAGAAAGTGGTGAATCTAGAGGGAAAATCACAGCTGGTTACAACGGTAGATTTAAAAAACGTGATTTTGAAGCGATTCAATTTAACTTTAACATTAGCCAAACTGGACAAAGCACAAGTTTAGATCCAAATAACTTAGATGCATTCTTTAATCAGTCAAATTACGATAGTGGTTTATTCTCAATTGCATCTTATGCAGGAATGACTCCTCAAACTTACAATGGAAAACAAGATATACACGCAGGATTTGGTACTATAGAATACAAATTATCAGACAAACTTAGTGGTGTTTTAGGTATTAGATATGAAAAAATCACCCAAACCGTTAACTGGAGAACACAGCTTGATGCCGCTGGAGGAACCAATACATTTGACAGAAATGAATTTTTACCAAGTGCTATCTTAAAGTATGAACTAAACGAAAAACAGAATCTTCGTTTTGCCGCTAGTAAAACATACACTTTACCACAATTTAAAGAACGTGCCTTGTTTATCTATGAAGATGTAATGGAGTCTGTACTTGGTAATCCAAGTTTATATCCTTCACAAAACTACAATGTTGACCTTAAATGGGAAATGTTCCCAAAAAGCGACGAGTTATTCTCTGTTACTGCCTTTGGAAAATACATTTTAGACCCAATTAACCAAATTATTATCGCTTCTTCTGCAAATGATATTTCTTTTGTGAATATCGGAGATACTGGTTATGCATATGGAGTAGAGTTGGAAGCAAGAAAAAACATCTTTGAAATAGAAGGAGAATTCACAAACAAATTATCTTTTGGATTTAATGCTTCTTTAATGAAAACGCATCAAGATATTGATAATGCTAAAATAAACGACGAAACAGAAGGAAGAATAAACATTAACACAACGGATAAAACCTCAGGTTTTACAGGAGCTTCTGATTTGATTTTGAACGCAGATTTATCATATACTAAAAATTTCAGAAACGATTCTGGCATTATGGCAACGCTAGCTTACAATCATTATTCTGATAAACTTTATGCTCTTGGAAATGAAGGAAAAGGAAATTTAGTAGATAAGGCTATGGGATCTTTAGATCTTGTTTTCAAAACTAAATTAAACAAAAACTTTGGAATTGACTTTGGAGCAAGAAACTTGCTAAACCCAGAATTCAAAAGAGTTCAAGAAAATGCAGATGGAGACATTTTAGTATTCAATTACAAAAAAGGATTAACATTAGGATTAGGAATGAACTACCAATTCTAA
- the tyrS gene encoding tyrosine--tRNA ligase: protein MKNLVEELKWRGLYHDSMPGTEEQLLKEATSAYIGFDPTADSLHIGSMVQIILLVHLKNFGHRPIALVGGATGMIGDPSGKSDERNLLDEEALAKNVAGIKSVLSRFLDFNSTEANAPVMVNNYDWMKEFSFIDFAREVGKRITVNYMMAKDSVKKRFSGEGEGMSFTEFTYQLIQGYDFYHLYKNNNCVLQMGGSDQWGNITTGTELVRRMGGENAKAYALTTPLITKADGSKFGKSEGGNVWLDADKTSVYKFYQFWVNTTDADAEKYIKIFTFLDKDTIDALIAEHQTAPHLRVLQKKLAEEITVFVHNREELEKAIQASNILFGNSTAEDLKKLDEATFLEVFDGVPQAEITKADLENGLDIITVLNEKTGFFKSNGEARRALTANSISVNREKIKEDFTLTTNDLINNQFVLLQSGKKNYFVIRVK, encoded by the coding sequence ATGAAGAATCTAGTTGAAGAATTAAAATGGCGCGGGTTATATCATGATAGTATGCCTGGAACGGAAGAACAATTACTAAAAGAAGCTACCTCTGCGTATATCGGTTTTGATCCAACGGCGGATTCACTGCATATCGGAAGTATGGTTCAGATTATTTTATTGGTTCACTTAAAGAATTTTGGTCATAGACCAATTGCTTTGGTGGGTGGAGCAACTGGAATGATTGGAGATCCTTCTGGTAAATCTGATGAAAGAAACCTGCTTGATGAAGAAGCTTTGGCTAAAAACGTTGCTGGAATCAAAAGTGTCTTGTCTCGTTTCTTAGATTTTAATTCAACCGAAGCAAATGCGCCAGTAATGGTAAATAACTACGATTGGATGAAAGAATTCTCTTTTATCGATTTTGCACGTGAAGTTGGAAAACGTATCACTGTAAATTATATGATGGCTAAGGATTCTGTAAAAAAGAGATTTAGTGGAGAAGGAGAGGGAATGTCTTTTACGGAGTTTACGTATCAGTTAATTCAAGGTTACGATTTTTATCATTTATATAAAAACAACAATTGCGTGCTGCAAATGGGAGGTTCTGATCAATGGGGTAATATTACTACGGGAACAGAATTAGTGCGAAGAATGGGAGGCGAAAATGCTAAAGCATACGCTTTGACAACACCTTTGATTACAAAAGCAGATGGTTCTAAATTCGGAAAATCTGAAGGAGGAAATGTTTGGTTGGATGCAGACAAGACTTCGGTTTACAAATTTTACCAATTTTGGGTAAATACAACAGATGCTGATGCTGAAAAATATATCAAAATCTTTACTTTCTTAGATAAAGATACTATTGATGCATTAATTGCTGAACATCAAACAGCACCACATTTAAGAGTTTTACAAAAGAAACTGGCTGAAGAAATCACTGTTTTTGTTCACAATCGTGAAGAATTGGAAAAAGCAATTCAGGCTTCGAACATCTTATTCGGAAATTCAACTGCTGAAGATTTGAAGAAATTAGACGAAGCAACTTTTTTGGAAGTTTTTGACGGAGTGCCGCAAGCGGAAATCACAAAAGCTGATTTAGAAAACGGATTGGATATTATAACTGTTTTAAACGAAAAAACAGGTTTCTTTAAATCTAACGGGGAAGCGAGAAGAGCTTTAACAGCAAATTCTATTTCGGTTAACAGAGAAAAAATTAAAGAGGATTTTACTTTGACAACAAACGATTTAATTAATAATCAGTTTGTGCTATTACAAAGCGGAAAGAAAAATTACTTTGTGATTAGAGTGAAATAA
- a CDS encoding NAD-dependent epimerase/dehydratase family protein, translated as MVLVTGGTGLVGAHLLLHLIENGENVRAIYRTQSNISKTKSVFDFYKKEALFEKINWLEADILDVPSLEIAFIDIKEVYHCAALISFDPKDEEKLRKTNIEGTANIVNFSIAKEVEKCCFISSIAALGDIAPHETYITEETDWNPEKPHSDYAISKYGAEMEVWRGQQEGLNVIIVNPGVILGPPQMMSVFEQGSSEIYQKVSKGLSFYTLGSTGFITVNDVARTTFELMKSDIRNERFTLIAANIVFRDILNSVADTLKVKRPHIHAKPFFMNMLWILDSIFSTLFFKKRSITKATAKASYSKNLYSNEKIKTALGTVFTDVHDYIKTQS; from the coding sequence ATGGTATTAGTAACTGGAGGAACTGGTTTAGTCGGCGCACATTTATTACTTCATTTAATTGAAAATGGGGAAAATGTTCGGGCAATTTATAGAACTCAAAGCAACATTTCGAAAACCAAATCGGTTTTTGATTTTTATAAAAAAGAAGCTTTATTTGAAAAAATTAATTGGCTTGAAGCCGATATTCTAGACGTTCCTTCGCTTGAAATTGCTTTTATAGATATTAAAGAAGTTTATCATTGCGCCGCTTTGATTTCGTTTGATCCAAAAGACGAAGAAAAACTTCGAAAAACCAATATCGAAGGAACCGCAAACATCGTCAATTTTTCGATTGCTAAAGAAGTAGAAAAATGCTGTTTTATAAGTTCTATTGCTGCCTTAGGAGATATTGCACCACACGAAACCTACATCACAGAAGAAACCGACTGGAATCCTGAAAAACCACACAGCGATTATGCCATTTCGAAATATGGTGCCGAAATGGAAGTCTGGCGCGGCCAACAAGAAGGGCTAAATGTTATTATTGTAAATCCAGGAGTTATTTTAGGACCACCACAAATGATGAGTGTTTTTGAGCAGGGAAGCAGTGAGATTTATCAAAAAGTTTCAAAAGGTCTTTCGTTTTACACACTAGGAAGTACTGGTTTTATTACTGTTAATGATGTTGCCAGAACAACTTTCGAATTAATGAAAAGCGATATCAGAAATGAGCGTTTCACTCTAATCGCTGCTAATATTGTTTTCAGAGACATTCTCAACTCTGTTGCCGATACTTTAAAAGTAAAAAGACCACATATTCATGCTAAGCCTTTTTTTATGAATATGCTCTGGATACTTGACAGTATATTTTCAACTTTGTTCTTTAAAAAAAGAAGTATTACCAAAGCAACGGCAAAAGCTTCTTATTCGAAAAATTTATATTCTAATGAAAAAATAAAAACCGCTCTAGGAACGGTTTTTACTGATGTTCATGATTATATTAAAACACAATCTTAA
- a CDS encoding response regulator transcription factor — translation MKKTQTKILLVDDEPDILEIVGYNLAQEGYQIVTASNGKDAIAKAQKELPELIIMDVMMAEMDGMEACEHIRKIPELNNVIITFLTARSEDYSQVAGFDAGADDYITKPIKPKLLVSKVKALLRRLKEQEVVTDTLNVGGIEINREEYKIIKGNVEIALPRKEFELFYLLASKPGKVFKRDEILDKVWGNEVVVGGRTIDVHIRKLREKIGEDLFKTIKGVGYKFEV, via the coding sequence ATGAAAAAAACACAAACTAAGATTTTATTAGTTGACGACGAACCAGATATCTTAGAAATCGTTGGCTATAACCTTGCTCAGGAAGGCTATCAAATTGTTACTGCTTCTAATGGAAAAGATGCTATAGCTAAAGCTCAGAAAGAATTGCCGGAATTAATTATTATGGACGTGATGATGGCAGAAATGGACGGAATGGAGGCATGCGAGCACATCAGAAAAATTCCTGAACTAAATAATGTTATCATAACATTCCTTACGGCAAGAAGTGAAGATTACTCTCAAGTGGCTGGTTTTGATGCTGGTGCTGATGACTATATTACAAAGCCTATTAAGCCAAAATTGTTGGTTTCTAAAGTAAAGGCGTTGTTAAGAAGGTTAAAAGAACAAGAAGTCGTTACAGATACATTAAATGTAGGCGGAATCGAGATTAACCGTGAAGAATACAAAATCATAAAAGGCAATGTAGAAATTGCTTTGCCAAGAAAAGAATTCGAATTATTTTATCTATTGGCTTCAAAACCAGGAAAAGTTTTTAAAAGAGATGAAATTCTGGATAAAGTTTGGGGTAATGAAGTAGTAGTTGGAGGAAGAACAATCGATGTTCACATTAGAAAACTGCGCGAAAAAATAGGCGAAGACCTTTTTAAAACCATAAAAGGTGTTGGTTATAAATTTGAGGTTTAA
- a CDS encoding dihydroorotase → MNRILIKNAKIVNEGTIFEGDVLIENDLIVEIADSISLKTSDCIVVDAEGNYLMPGAIDDQVHFREPGLTHKGDIESESRAAVAGGITSFIEQPNTVPNAVTQEILADKYQIASQKSFANYSFMMGATNDNLEEVLKTNPKNVAGIKIFLGSSTGNMLVDNEAVLEKIFSSTPMLIAVHCEDETTIKNNLAAFKEQYGDDVPVTAHNLIRSAEACYISSSKAVALAKRTGARLHIFHLSTAKEMELFTNKIPLEEKKITAEVCVHHLWFTDEDYKTKGNFIKWNPAVKTADDRAELWKALNDGRIDVIATDHAPHTKEEKQQSYLNAPSGGPLVQHAVVAMFEAHHQGKISVEKIVEKMCHNPAKLFKIEKRGFIKEGYYADLVIVNPSLPWSVKPDNILYKCGWSPFEGFTFKSRITHTFVNGELVYNNFKVKDTRAGKRLLFDR, encoded by the coding sequence ATGAACAGGATTTTAATAAAAAATGCCAAAATTGTAAACGAAGGGACAATTTTTGAAGGTGATGTTTTAATTGAAAACGATCTGATTGTTGAAATTGCTGACAGCATTTCATTAAAAACATCAGATTGTATAGTGGTAGATGCTGAAGGTAATTATTTAATGCCGGGAGCTATAGACGATCAGGTGCATTTTAGAGAACCAGGGTTAACACATAAAGGAGATATCGAATCGGAATCAAGAGCTGCAGTTGCAGGAGGAATTACTTCTTTCATTGAACAGCCTAATACTGTCCCGAATGCGGTTACTCAGGAAATATTAGCAGATAAATATCAAATCGCTTCTCAAAAATCATTTGCGAATTATTCGTTTATGATGGGAGCAACAAACGATAACTTGGAGGAAGTTTTAAAAACCAATCCAAAAAATGTTGCCGGAATCAAGATTTTCCTGGGTTCTTCAACAGGAAATATGCTGGTAGATAATGAAGCCGTTTTAGAAAAGATTTTCTCAAGTACGCCAATGTTAATTGCAGTTCACTGTGAAGACGAAACTACAATCAAAAATAATTTAGCTGCTTTTAAAGAACAATACGGTGACGATGTTCCTGTAACGGCTCACAATTTAATCAGAAGTGCTGAGGCTTGTTATATTTCTTCTTCAAAAGCAGTGGCTTTGGCGAAAAGAACTGGAGCAAGATTGCATATTTTCCACCTTTCAACTGCGAAAGAAATGGAATTGTTTACTAATAAAATTCCGTTAGAAGAGAAAAAAATCACGGCTGAGGTTTGTGTACACCATCTTTGGTTTACAGATGAAGATTATAAAACAAAAGGAAATTTTATCAAATGGAATCCAGCTGTAAAAACTGCCGATGATCGCGCAGAACTTTGGAAAGCTTTAAATGATGGCAGAATCGATGTTATTGCAACAGATCATGCTCCTCATACGAAAGAAGAAAAACAGCAGTCGTACTTAAATGCACCTTCGGGAGGGCCATTAGTGCAGCATGCGGTTGTCGCTATGTTTGAAGCGCATCATCAAGGAAAAATTAGTGTCGAGAAAATCGTGGAAAAAATGTGTCACAATCCTGCTAAACTTTTCAAAATCGAAAAAAGAGGTTTTATCAAAGAAGGATATTATGCTGATTTAGTTATCGTAAATCCAAGTCTGCCTTGGAGCGTGAAGCCAGATAATATTTTGTACAAATGCGGATGGTCTCCTTTTGAAGGTTTTACTTTTAAATCTAGAATTACACATACTTTTGTAAACGGCGAATTGGTGTATAATAATTTTAAAGTAAAAGATACAAGAGCTGGGAAAAGATTATTGTTTGACAGATAA
- a CDS encoding type II toxin-antitoxin system RelE family toxin: MAYRIEFNNKVLKALMKINEPYYSAIKSQIYDLADNPRPVGYKKLKGRPGYRIRVGNYRVIYEIFDDVLLIDVIDLGHRKDIYE, from the coding sequence ATGGCTTACAGAATAGAATTTAATAATAAGGTTTTGAAAGCTTTAATGAAGATTAACGAACCTTACTATTCAGCTATTAAAAGTCAGATTTATGATTTGGCGGATAATCCACGACCAGTTGGGTATAAAAAATTAAAAGGTAGGCCAGGATACAGAATTCGAGTTGGAAATTATAGAGTAATCTATGAAATATTTGATGATGTTCTTTTAATTGACGTAATTGATTTAGGTCATAGAAAAGATATTTACGAATAA
- a CDS encoding acyl transferase, translating to MITANDIFTISSQKQFEKIALKVFRFQHENNKVYRDFCDFLKVNPQQVKSLQQIPFLPIQFFKSHDVVSNNDPAQVTFTSSGTTGMITSRHLVTDVSLYEESYRKGFSEFYGNIEDYVVLALLPSYLEREGSSLIYMVEDLINLSNQPESGFYLHNHDDLIKKLTELDEAGQNVILIGVTYALLDLIEKHQFSLQNTIIMETGGMKGKRKEMIREELHEILCKGFGVSSIHSEYGMTELLAQAYSLGDGIFECPSWMNILVRDPEDALTYVKDGKTGGINVIDLANINSCSFIATQDLGKKNPNNSFEVLGRFDNSDIRGCNLMVL from the coding sequence TTGATTACAGCCAACGATATCTTTACCATTTCGAGTCAGAAACAATTTGAAAAAATAGCACTAAAGGTGTTTCGTTTTCAGCACGAAAACAACAAAGTGTATCGTGATTTTTGTGATTTTCTAAAAGTGAATCCGCAGCAGGTAAAATCATTACAGCAAATTCCTTTTTTACCCATCCAATTTTTCAAAAGCCATGATGTAGTTTCGAATAACGATCCTGCACAAGTTACTTTTACCAGCAGCGGTACAACCGGAATGATTACAAGTCGACATTTAGTGACCGATGTTTCCCTATATGAGGAAAGTTACCGCAAAGGATTTTCGGAGTTTTATGGCAATATAGAAGATTATGTTGTTTTAGCGCTTTTACCCTCATATTTAGAGCGTGAAGGCTCTTCGTTAATCTATATGGTAGAAGATCTAATAAACCTCTCGAATCAGCCTGAAAGCGGGTTTTATCTGCACAATCACGATGACTTAATTAAAAAGTTAACAGAATTGGATGAAGCAGGCCAAAACGTAATCTTAATTGGCGTTACTTATGCTTTATTAGATTTAATCGAAAAACACCAATTCAGTCTTCAGAATACCATCATCATGGAAACCGGAGGCATGAAAGGAAAACGTAAAGAAATGATTCGTGAAGAATTACACGAAATTTTATGTAAAGGTTTTGGAGTTTCATCCATTCATTCAGAATATGGAATGACTGAGCTTTTAGCACAGGCGTATTCTTTAGGTGATGGCATTTTCGAATGTCCCTCGTGGATGAATATTCTAGTACGGGATCCAGAAGATGCACTGACTTACGTGAAAGACGGAAAAACCGGCGGAATCAATGTAATAGATTTGGCCAATATCAATTCTTGTTCTTTTATAGCAACCCAAGATTTAGGCAAAAAAAATCCCAACAACTCTTTTGAGGTATTGGGACGTTTTGATAATTCTGATATTCGCGGTTGTAATTTGATGGTTTTATAA
- a CDS encoding polyprenol monophosphomannose synthase, producing MNDSIVIIPTYNEIENIESIIRAVLSQHKSFHLLIIDDNSPDHTAKKVIALQEEFPDKLFLEQRTKKSGLGTAYVHGFKWALERDYQFIFEMDADFSHNPNDLEKLYDACHFGGADLAIGSRYVKGVNVVNWPLSRVLMSYFASVYVKFITGMKIHDATAGFVCYKREVLEKINLNKIKFVGYAFQIEMKYRTYCAKFQITEVPIIFTDRTKGVSKMSNAIIKEAILGVISLRLRKLVNSL from the coding sequence ATGAATGATAGTATTGTCATAATTCCCACATACAACGAAATCGAGAACATAGAGAGTATCATAAGAGCCGTACTTTCACAGCATAAATCTTTTCATTTGCTGATTATCGATGATAATTCTCCTGATCATACAGCAAAGAAAGTAATTGCTTTACAAGAAGAATTTCCAGATAAACTTTTCTTAGAGCAAAGAACTAAAAAATCAGGTTTAGGAACTGCGTATGTTCATGGATTTAAATGGGCTTTGGAAAGAGATTATCAATTCATTTTTGAAATGGATGCCGATTTTTCTCATAATCCAAATGATTTGGAAAAGTTGTATGATGCTTGTCATTTTGGTGGAGCAGATTTAGCAATTGGTTCACGTTATGTAAAAGGGGTAAATGTGGTAAACTGGCCATTAAGCCGTGTTCTAATGTCTTATTTTGCGTCGGTTTACGTAAAATTTATTACCGGAATGAAGATTCATGATGCTACTGCGGGTTTTGTATGCTATAAAAGAGAAGTTCTAGAGAAAATCAATTTAAATAAAATAAAATTTGTGGGGTATGCGTTTCAAATTGAAATGAAATACAGAACATACTGCGCTAAATTCCAGATTACAGAAGTTCCTATTATCTTTACAGATAGAACAAAAGGAGTTTCTAAAATGAGTAATGCTATCATTAAAGAAGCTATACTTGGAGTAATTTCGCTAAGATTAAGAAAATTAGTCAATTCATTATAA
- a CDS encoding T9SS type A sorting domain-containing protein: MAKNYFYITFLLAFFFTVSVSAQDSKQLPKPQESTSIEGLSLYPNPVTNGKVYISSKNDLEKEVIVFDILGKKVLQAHLVSKELNVSELPPGVYIIKISEQNASTTRKLIIR; this comes from the coding sequence ATGGCAAAAAACTACTTTTATATTACTTTCTTATTGGCATTTTTCTTTACTGTAAGCGTTTCAGCGCAAGACAGCAAGCAATTACCAAAACCTCAGGAATCTACTTCTATTGAGGGTCTCAGCTTGTATCCTAATCCTGTAACAAATGGAAAAGTCTATATATCTTCTAAGAACGACCTAGAGAAGGAAGTTATTGTGTTTGATATTCTAGGAAAAAAAGTACTTCAGGCTCATCTGGTATCCAAAGAACTAAATGTTTCAGAATTACCTCCAGGTGTTTACATCATAAAAATTAGCGAACAAAACGCATCGACAACTCGAAAACTCATTATACGATAA